TCTTTGTAGGCCTGCCTGGAGAGATATCCCGTCACCTGTGCCCGAATTTTCGCATTCACCAGCCCCTCGGTGGTTCCAACCCATTCGGAATAAACGGGTACATCCTTTTGCGTAACGGTCACGACCTCGACTTCAGGAACGGGTGGTGTCTGTGCCGTCACATTCCCCACCAACCCGCCAACAAGAACGAACAAGACACCGGCCAGAAATATCCCGAGCAAGCCATTCCCTGCGGGAAACAGCCGGAACAGACCGCGCTCACTCCGCCAAGGTTGTACTTCAAACCGCTTTTCCTCTCGCATATGATCGCTCCTGAACAGTTCCGATTTAAAGAGTTAACATGCCAAAAAGACAGGATTGATTTTCCCAAACGAAGGTAAGGACAGGAATGCAAATATTAAGAAATTATTTCAAAATTCGCTCATACCGTCACCTTGGCGGAAGCCAGGGTCCAGCTCTATCGGGAATGCCTGGATTCCGGTTTTCACTGGAATGACGATCAAGGGTATTCGGACCGTTTTGAGATAGCTTCTAAATTCCAGAGTAAACATTGCACTGCAACCCTGGAGAACTTTGAGAGAGTCGCAACGACACAGCTGACGGTAAGACTATTACCTGGAAAGCAGAGGAAACAATATTGGACCTTAGTCCAATATGCCTGACAGAACGTGAAAGCAGAGATGACGGGAACGCTGCTTTGTTCTTTATGGTTGCAGGTTCGTATATGCGCGGGTGGTTTCATCCCTGTTCATTACCTTCATTCCTACAACTTCCCCCTTTGTACAGACTCACCAACCGTGCCACCACCACAACCAGGTACATCTGACCGCTTATGGCTTCGGCCACGGCCAGCGCACGAGCGGGGCCACCGACGGGTATGATGTCTCCATAGCCCAGCGTTCCCAGTGTCACGAAGCTGAAATAGATCGTATGTGCCAGCGGGTTCTGTCTGCTTTCAGCAAGAGGCAAACTCTGAAAGGAAAACGATCCGGGCCACTCTTCCTCGAGGATGCAGAAGAGCAGCCCGCACATGACACCGAGAATAAGGTACAAATCGAGGGCGGCAAAAATGCGCTCGGAGGTGACAGATCCCTCGCTCAGTATGAAACGAAGCATGACACAGACGGATACCAGGCAAATGACTGCGCCGATTCCCTGGCTGGTCGCAAGGAGCGGTTCGTAATCCAGCAGGGCATGCCCCCCCCTCGCAACAAGAACCAGCGCCAGAAGCCCCAGCCCTACATAGGTCCCGAAACTGAACAGTGTGATAAGAACCGCCGCCAGGATGTTGAGAGCCAGGAAGACCTCCATAAATCTGGTACTGAGCCCCTTCGCCGCAAACACCGGCGCGGCCACCATGGTAATGAGCAACGAAAAGAAGAGACACGCAAAACGTCGCCGGCT
This region of Desulforhabdus amnigena genomic DNA includes:
- a CDS encoding potassium channel family protein is translated as MSIIRSLTNRYSRRRFACLFFSLLITMVAAPVFAAKGLSTRFMEVFLALNILAAVLITLFSFGTYVGLGLLALVLVARGGHALLDYEPLLATSQGIGAVICLVSVCVMLRFILSEGSVTSERIFAALDLYLILGVMCGLLFCILEEEWPGSFSFQSLPLAESRQNPLAHTIYFSFVTLGTLGYGDIIPVGGPARALAVAEAISGQMYLVVVVARLVSLYKGGSCRNEGNEQG